Below is a window of Blastocatellia bacterium DNA.
GTCCTCTTGCTGGCGATCAGCCTCATCTACGTGGCCCTCATCATGGATGTGCGCGTGCCGCCGACGCAAGATGTCCAGGAGCTGGCCGAATTGATTCGCGCCGATCTCATGAGCAAGCGCTTTCCGATTCGGGGATTAGGTGCGGCGGCGGCGATCGCGAGCGTGCTCATCTGCGCGTATGAGATTCGGCGACGGCTTGCGCTCGGGGAGCTGCTGCGACGACGGATCGAGCAGGGGCCAGCTTGGCTCCAGCGCTTGTCCGGAAAGGTGGATTTGAGCGTGATCGTCGCGTTGCTCATCCCGCTGACGTTCGCCGGATCGCTGTATCTCTTCAATCGAGTGGGGAGCGCGATCGCCGGGAATTTCTGGGAGAAGTTGAATCTGCCGGTCCCCCCGCCTCAGTGAGGGGGTATGAACGAAGTGGTTCGAGACGATTGCGAGCGTGTCCTATGACGATCCCTTTTCCGAGTGCCGAATGGGCACAGGCTCTCCGCGAAGCCATCAACGCGAGTCCCGCATATCGGGAGGCGGCCGCGGATTGGGAAGCCGGGCCGATCGGGTTCGTCGTTCGTGCGGGAGAAGAGAAGACGTATCTTTGGCTCGATCTGCATCGAGGGGAGTGCCGCGCGGCGGAGTTGGTCTCTCCAGCGGAAGGGGAGCGCGCGCCGTTTCTCATCTCCGCTGAGTATGAGGATTGGAAGCAGATCTTGCGCGGGCAGCTCGATCCGGTGCGGGCGATCTGGATGGGGAGGCTGAAGGTCCGAGGGGATCTCTCGCTGCTGTTGCGCTACATGCAGGCGGCTCGCGAGCTGCTCGCTTGCGCCGCGCGTGTGCCCACGCGGTTTCAAGACGAATCGTGAGGGGAGCGAATCCGATGTGGCCGGATTCAGCGAGAGCGGGGACGACGATGCGAACTGCGGAACGCCTTCGGGCTCATGTGCAGAGCGTTCGCGCGCGAACGCTCGCGGTGCTTCGCCATATCCCGCGGGATCGGGTGAATTGGCGGCCGGCCGAGGGAATGCTCACGCTCGGGCAGCTTGTGCGGCATCTTGCCCAATCCGAGATGATGTGGCAAGAGGTCGTGAAAGGGCATTGGGATTTGAAGCAATTGCTGGCCGTGCGCCGCGATCTGGATCTGATCGAAGCCACCGGTCCGGTGGAGAATCTCATGGCCGAGCTGACGCTCCTTGAGGTGACGCATCAGCAGACGCTGGAGCTGCTCGCGAC
It encodes the following:
- a CDS encoding DinB family protein; protein product: MWPDSARAGTTMRTAERLRAHVQSVRARTLAVLRHIPRDRVNWRPAEGMLTLGQLVRHLAQSEMMWQEVVKGHWDLKQLLAVRRDLDLIEATGPVENLMAELTLLEVTHQQTLELLATLTDEDLARSMNGLAGRVTLYDVILGLCEHEAHHRGQIVAYLRMLGVEHPSPWGF
- a CDS encoding SCP2 sterol-binding domain-containing protein is translated as MTIPFPSAEWAQALREAINASPAYREAAADWEAGPIGFVVRAGEEKTYLWLDLHRGECRAAELVSPAEGERAPFLISAEYEDWKQILRGQLDPVRAIWMGRLKVRGDLSLLLRYMQAARELLACAARVPTRFQDES